ATATCCGCAGGACAGCGGCAGCGGGTGGGGCTTGCGCGTATGCTCGCGTCGGAAGCAAGCATCGTGCTCCTCGACGAGCCCACAGCGCACCTCTCCCCCGAGCTCGCGGCGGAGGTCATTGCGCGGATGCAGTGCCTCGCCGCCGAGGGCCGCACGGTGCTGGTCGCCTCGCACGATCACCGCGTAGTCGCCGCCGCGGATGAGGTGGTGGCGCTGTGAGTGATCTGCGCTACGTGCTGCGGCTGGCTGGGGTGCGGCCGCGCGATTTCATCGGTCCCATCATCGCCGGGGCCGTCACACTGCTCACCGCGCTTGGCCTGGCGGTGCTGTCTGGCTGGCTGATCACGCGCGCGTGGGAAATGCCGCCGGTGCTCGAACTCTCCGTCGCGGTTACCGCCGTGCGCGCGCTGGGCATCTCCCGCGCCGTGTTCCGCTACCTAGACCGGCTGGTGTCCCACAAGCTCGCGCTTTCCTCCCTGACGCAGCTTCGGGCCACGCTTTACGACGCTCAATCGCGCGCACCCGTCACCTCCCGCGGCGACGCCCAAGCATTGCTGGTGGCGGACACCGAACGCGTGACCGACGTGATCGTGCGTGCGATTGTGCCCGCCGGCGTGGCGGTGGTGGTGAGCGCGGTCGCACTGGTGGCTGCGGTGCTGCTGCAGCCACAGGCCGCGGTGGCGTTGGCGTGCGGTTTTGCGGTGACTGGAGTGTTGGTGCCCGCGCTCGCCGTGCGCTCTGCGCGCAGCACCGATCTTGTGAGCGCGGAGAACGCGTTCATCTCCCAGTTGGACTCGGTGCTCAGCGACCGCGTCGAGTTCACCGCCGCCGGGCTGACGGATCAGCGCGCGGCGAAAGCTGCCCGCGCCTCCGAGCAGGCGAGCGCCGCCTGGGTGCGTTCGAAGCGCCCCGAGGCGCTGGCCGCCGGCATGCAGGCGTGGGCCACGGGCCTCACCGCCGTGGCCGTGTTGTGGGTGGCGGCGACCGCCTACACGGGCAACCCGGTGTGGCTGGGCATGCTGATCATGCTTCCGCTCGCCGCGTTCGAGTCGCACGGGCCGCTTGGCGTTGCCGCCATCCACTTCGACGCGGCCCGGCGCGCCGCCGCGC
Above is a genomic segment from Corynebacterium sp. CNCTC7651 containing:
- the cydC gene encoding thiol reductant ABC exporter subunit CydC; the protein is MSDLRYVLRLAGVRPRDFIGPIIAGAVTLLTALGLAVLSGWLITRAWEMPPVLELSVAVTAVRALGISRAVFRYLDRLVSHKLALSSLTQLRATLYDAQSRAPVTSRGDAQALLVADTERVTDVIVRAIVPAGVAVVVSAVALVAAVLLQPQAAVALACGFAVTGVLVPALAVRSARSTDLVSAENAFISQLDSVLSDRVEFTAAGLTDQRAAKAARASEQASAAWVRSKRPEALAAGMQAWATGLTAVAVLWVAATAYTGNPVWLGMLIMLPLAAFESHGPLGVAAIHFDAARRAAARLRAVAEQPAPTKLQREDTRAVVAEDLATLHGDTVWNFRLAEGERMVVRGPSGSGKTQMLATVAGLQPPRAGRVTQPTGARFFAEDAWVFATAVRENLLVANPTAPDAVLEEALTAVGFEFPLDLLLADGADSLSSGPGQHRRLLLARALVSDADVLLLDEPTEHLSPDAAAGVMDMLLHQPLPGAKPDRTVIVVTHVDGPVGTEVFPRPV